The Camelus bactrianus isolate YW-2024 breed Bactrian camel chromosome 32, ASM4877302v1, whole genome shotgun sequence genome includes a region encoding these proteins:
- the SCARB1 gene encoding scavenger receptor class B member 1 isoform X1 produces the protein MNFCVVCVLAVITWLTRRRLSCSPPCQHPPRGSAAPASVTRVELCPFPGASLLNVRIDPNSISFNMWKEIPVPFYLSVYFFDIVNPSEILQGRKPQVRERGPYVYREFRHKSNITFNDNDTVSFLEYRSYQFQPHKSRGLESDYIVMPNILVLAAALMMENGPISLKLIMTLAFSTLGERAFMNRTVSEIMWGYEDPLLHLINKYFPSMFPFKGKFGLFAELNNSNSGLFTVFTGVQNFSRIHLVDKWNGVSKVNFWHSDQCNMINGTSGQMWAPFMTPESSLEFYSPDACRSMKLVYKEEGVFEGIPTFRFVAPNTLFANGTVYPPNEGFCPCMESGIQNVSTCRFNAPLFLSHPHFYNADPVLAEAVSGLHPNPEEHSLFLDIHPVTGIPMNCSVKLQLNLYIKSVKGIGQTGKIEPVVLPLLWFGESGAMEGETLQTFYTQLVLMPKVLHYAQYVLLALGCVLLLIPVIYQIRNQEKCYLFWSSSKKGSKDKEAIQAYSESLMTSAPKGTVLQEARL, from the exons AATGTGCGCATTGACCCCAACAGCATTTCCTTCAACATGTGGAAGGAAATCCCCGTCCCCTTCTACCTCTCCGTCTACTTCTTCGACATCGTCAATCCCAGCGAGATCCTCCAGGGCCGGAAGCCGCAGGTGCGGGAGCGCGGGCCCTATGTGTacag GGAGTTCAGGCACAAGAGCAACATCACCTTCAACGACAATGACACAGTGTCGTTCCTCGAGTACCGCAGTTACCAGTTCCAGCCCCACAAGTCCCGTGGCCTGGAGAGCGACTACATCGTCATGCCCAACATCCTGGTCTTG GCCGCAGCGTTGATGATGGAGAATGGGCCCATTAGCCTGAAGCTGATCATGACCTTGGCGTTCAGCACCCTTGGTGAGCGCGCCTTCATGAACCGCACCGTCAGCGAGATCATGTGGGGCTACGAGGACCCCCTCCTGCACCTCATCAACAAGTACTTCCCAAGCATGTTCCCCTTCAAGGGCAAGTTCGGGCTATTTGCTGAG CTCAACAACTCCAATTCTGGGCTCTTCACCGTGTTCACGGGCGTCCAGAACTTCAGCAGGATCCACCTCGTGGACAAGTGGAACGGGGTCAGCAAG GTCAACTTCTGGCATTCGGATCAGTGCAACATGATTAATGGAACTTCTGGGCAGATGTGGGCCCCATTTATGACTCCAGAATCCTCCCTGGAATTCTACAGCCCTGACGCCTGCCG GTCCATGAAGCTAGTCTACAAGGAGGAGGGCGTGTTTGAAGGCATCCCCACTTTTCGCTTCGTGGCTCCCAACACCCTGTTCGCCAACGGGACCGTCTACCCGCCCAACGAGGGCTTCTGCCCGTGCATGGAGTCGGGAATTCAGAACGTCAGCACCTGCAGGTTCA atGCACCCTTGTTTCTCTCCCATCCTCACTTCTACAACGCTGACCCAGTCCTGGCAGAGGCAGTGTCTGGCCTCCACCCTAACCCAGAAGAGCATTCTTTGTTCCTGGACATCCACCCG GTCACCGGGATCCCCATGAACTGCTCTGTCAAGTTGCAGCTGAACCTCTACATAAAGTCTGTGAAAGGCATCGG ACAAACCGGGAAGATCGAGCCGGTGGTCCTGCCACTGCTGTGGTTTGGAGAG agcGGGGCGATGGAGGGTGAGACCCTTCAGACGTTCTACACCCAGCTGGTGTTGATGCCCAAGGTGCTGCATTATGCCCAGTACGTCCTCCTTGCCCTGGGCTGCGTCCTGCTGCTCATCCCCGTCATCTACCAAATCCGGAACCAA GAGAAATGCTATTTATTTTGGAGTAGTAGTAAAAAGGGCTCAAAGGATAAGGAGGCCATTCAGGCCTATTCTGAATCCCTGATGACATCAGCTCCCAAGGGGACTGTGCTGCAGGAGGCCAGACTGTAG
- the SCARB1 gene encoding scavenger receptor class B member 1 isoform X5: protein MGSHVRARRAAVALGFAGLLCAVLGAVMIVMVPSIIKQQVLKNVRIDPNSISFNMWKEIPVPFYLSVYFFDIVNPSEILQGRKPQVRERGPYVYREFRHKSNITFNDNDTVSFLEYRSYQFQPHKSRGLESDYIVMPNILVLAAALMMENGPISLKLIMTLAFSTLGERAFMNRTVSEIMWGYEDPLLHLINKYFPSMFPFKGKFGLFAELNNSNSGLFTVFTGVQNFSRIHLVDKWNGVSKVNFWHSDQCNMINGTSGQMWAPFMTPESSLEFYSPDACRSMKLVYKEEGVFEGIPTFRFVAPNTLFANGTVYPPNEGFCPCMESGIQNVSTCRFNAPLFLSHPHFYNADPVLAEAVSGLHPNPEEHSLFLDIHPVTGIPMNCSVKLQLNLYIKSVKGIGQTGKIEPVVLPLLWFGESGAMEGETLQTFYTQLVLMPKVLHYAQYVLLALGCVLLLIPVIYQIRNQEKCYLFWSSSKKGSKDKEAIQAYSESLMTSAPKGTVLQEARL from the exons AATGTGCGCATTGACCCCAACAGCATTTCCTTCAACATGTGGAAGGAAATCCCCGTCCCCTTCTACCTCTCCGTCTACTTCTTCGACATCGTCAATCCCAGCGAGATCCTCCAGGGCCGGAAGCCGCAGGTGCGGGAGCGCGGGCCCTATGTGTacag GGAGTTCAGGCACAAGAGCAACATCACCTTCAACGACAATGACACAGTGTCGTTCCTCGAGTACCGCAGTTACCAGTTCCAGCCCCACAAGTCCCGTGGCCTGGAGAGCGACTACATCGTCATGCCCAACATCCTGGTCTTG GCCGCAGCGTTGATGATGGAGAATGGGCCCATTAGCCTGAAGCTGATCATGACCTTGGCGTTCAGCACCCTTGGTGAGCGCGCCTTCATGAACCGCACCGTCAGCGAGATCATGTGGGGCTACGAGGACCCCCTCCTGCACCTCATCAACAAGTACTTCCCAAGCATGTTCCCCTTCAAGGGCAAGTTCGGGCTATTTGCTGAG CTCAACAACTCCAATTCTGGGCTCTTCACCGTGTTCACGGGCGTCCAGAACTTCAGCAGGATCCACCTCGTGGACAAGTGGAACGGGGTCAGCAAG GTCAACTTCTGGCATTCGGATCAGTGCAACATGATTAATGGAACTTCTGGGCAGATGTGGGCCCCATTTATGACTCCAGAATCCTCCCTGGAATTCTACAGCCCTGACGCCTGCCG GTCCATGAAGCTAGTCTACAAGGAGGAGGGCGTGTTTGAAGGCATCCCCACTTTTCGCTTCGTGGCTCCCAACACCCTGTTCGCCAACGGGACCGTCTACCCGCCCAACGAGGGCTTCTGCCCGTGCATGGAGTCGGGAATTCAGAACGTCAGCACCTGCAGGTTCA atGCACCCTTGTTTCTCTCCCATCCTCACTTCTACAACGCTGACCCAGTCCTGGCAGAGGCAGTGTCTGGCCTCCACCCTAACCCAGAAGAGCATTCTTTGTTCCTGGACATCCACCCG GTCACCGGGATCCCCATGAACTGCTCTGTCAAGTTGCAGCTGAACCTCTACATAAAGTCTGTGAAAGGCATCGG ACAAACCGGGAAGATCGAGCCGGTGGTCCTGCCACTGCTGTGGTTTGGAGAG agcGGGGCGATGGAGGGTGAGACCCTTCAGACGTTCTACACCCAGCTGGTGTTGATGCCCAAGGTGCTGCATTATGCCCAGTACGTCCTCCTTGCCCTGGGCTGCGTCCTGCTGCTCATCCCCGTCATCTACCAAATCCGGAACCAA GAGAAATGCTATTTATTTTGGAGTAGTAGTAAAAAGGGCTCAAAGGATAAGGAGGCCATTCAGGCCTATTCTGAATCCCTGATGACATCAGCTCCCAAGGGGACTGTGCTGCAGGAGGCCAGACTGTAG
- the SCARB1 gene encoding scavenger receptor class B member 1 isoform X3, which translates to MGSHVRARRAAVALGFAGLLCAVLGAVMIVMVPSIIKQQVLKNVRIDPNSISFNMWKEIPVPFYLSVYFFDIVNPSEILQGRKPQVRERGPYVYREFRHKSNITFNDNDTVSFLEYRSYQFQPHKSRGLESDYIVMPNILVLAAALMMENGPISLKLIMTLAFSTLGERAFMNRTVSEIMWGYEDPLLHLINKYFPSMFPFKGKFGLFAELNNSNSGLFTVFTGVQNFSRIHLVDKWNGVSKVNFWHSDQCNMINGTSGQMWAPFMTPESSLEFYSPDACRSMKLVYKEEGVFEGIPTFRFVAPNTLFANGTVYPPNEGFCPCMESGIQNVSTCRFNAPLFLSHPHFYNADPVLAEAVSGLHPNPEEHSLFLDIHPVTGIPMNCSVKLQLNLYIKSVKGIGQTGKIEPVVLPLLWFGESGAMEGETLQTFYTQLVLMPKVLHYAQYVLLALGCVLLLIPVIYQIRNQGPKDAESQPGLATQPDGLPSPYTPLLQDSLRGQPTSPKA; encoded by the exons AATGTGCGCATTGACCCCAACAGCATTTCCTTCAACATGTGGAAGGAAATCCCCGTCCCCTTCTACCTCTCCGTCTACTTCTTCGACATCGTCAATCCCAGCGAGATCCTCCAGGGCCGGAAGCCGCAGGTGCGGGAGCGCGGGCCCTATGTGTacag GGAGTTCAGGCACAAGAGCAACATCACCTTCAACGACAATGACACAGTGTCGTTCCTCGAGTACCGCAGTTACCAGTTCCAGCCCCACAAGTCCCGTGGCCTGGAGAGCGACTACATCGTCATGCCCAACATCCTGGTCTTG GCCGCAGCGTTGATGATGGAGAATGGGCCCATTAGCCTGAAGCTGATCATGACCTTGGCGTTCAGCACCCTTGGTGAGCGCGCCTTCATGAACCGCACCGTCAGCGAGATCATGTGGGGCTACGAGGACCCCCTCCTGCACCTCATCAACAAGTACTTCCCAAGCATGTTCCCCTTCAAGGGCAAGTTCGGGCTATTTGCTGAG CTCAACAACTCCAATTCTGGGCTCTTCACCGTGTTCACGGGCGTCCAGAACTTCAGCAGGATCCACCTCGTGGACAAGTGGAACGGGGTCAGCAAG GTCAACTTCTGGCATTCGGATCAGTGCAACATGATTAATGGAACTTCTGGGCAGATGTGGGCCCCATTTATGACTCCAGAATCCTCCCTGGAATTCTACAGCCCTGACGCCTGCCG GTCCATGAAGCTAGTCTACAAGGAGGAGGGCGTGTTTGAAGGCATCCCCACTTTTCGCTTCGTGGCTCCCAACACCCTGTTCGCCAACGGGACCGTCTACCCGCCCAACGAGGGCTTCTGCCCGTGCATGGAGTCGGGAATTCAGAACGTCAGCACCTGCAGGTTCA atGCACCCTTGTTTCTCTCCCATCCTCACTTCTACAACGCTGACCCAGTCCTGGCAGAGGCAGTGTCTGGCCTCCACCCTAACCCAGAAGAGCATTCTTTGTTCCTGGACATCCACCCG GTCACCGGGATCCCCATGAACTGCTCTGTCAAGTTGCAGCTGAACCTCTACATAAAGTCTGTGAAAGGCATCGG ACAAACCGGGAAGATCGAGCCGGTGGTCCTGCCACTGCTGTGGTTTGGAGAG agcGGGGCGATGGAGGGTGAGACCCTTCAGACGTTCTACACCCAGCTGGTGTTGATGCCCAAGGTGCTGCATTATGCCCAGTACGTCCTCCTTGCCCTGGGCTGCGTCCTGCTGCTCATCCCCGTCATCTACCAAATCCGGAACCAA GGTCCCAAAGATGCCGAGAGCCAGCCTGGCCTGGCCACTCAGCCAGACGGGCTCCCCAGCCCCTACACCCCACTTCTTCAGGACTCTCTCAGAGGACAGCCCACCAGTCCCAAAGCCTGA
- the SCARB1 gene encoding scavenger receptor class B member 1 isoform X4 — MDMQKWSIRTLECDSALKRKNVRIDPNSISFNMWKEIPVPFYLSVYFFDIVNPSEILQGRKPQVRERGPYVYREFRHKSNITFNDNDTVSFLEYRSYQFQPHKSRGLESDYIVMPNILVLAAALMMENGPISLKLIMTLAFSTLGERAFMNRTVSEIMWGYEDPLLHLINKYFPSMFPFKGKFGLFAELNNSNSGLFTVFTGVQNFSRIHLVDKWNGVSKVNFWHSDQCNMINGTSGQMWAPFMTPESSLEFYSPDACRSMKLVYKEEGVFEGIPTFRFVAPNTLFANGTVYPPNEGFCPCMESGIQNVSTCRFNAPLFLSHPHFYNADPVLAEAVSGLHPNPEEHSLFLDIHPVTGIPMNCSVKLQLNLYIKSVKGIGQTGKIEPVVLPLLWFGESGAMEGETLQTFYTQLVLMPKVLHYAQYVLLALGCVLLLIPVIYQIRNQEKCYLFWSSSKKGSKDKEAIQAYSESLMTSAPKGTVLQEARL; from the exons AATGTGCGCATTGACCCCAACAGCATTTCCTTCAACATGTGGAAGGAAATCCCCGTCCCCTTCTACCTCTCCGTCTACTTCTTCGACATCGTCAATCCCAGCGAGATCCTCCAGGGCCGGAAGCCGCAGGTGCGGGAGCGCGGGCCCTATGTGTacag GGAGTTCAGGCACAAGAGCAACATCACCTTCAACGACAATGACACAGTGTCGTTCCTCGAGTACCGCAGTTACCAGTTCCAGCCCCACAAGTCCCGTGGCCTGGAGAGCGACTACATCGTCATGCCCAACATCCTGGTCTTG GCCGCAGCGTTGATGATGGAGAATGGGCCCATTAGCCTGAAGCTGATCATGACCTTGGCGTTCAGCACCCTTGGTGAGCGCGCCTTCATGAACCGCACCGTCAGCGAGATCATGTGGGGCTACGAGGACCCCCTCCTGCACCTCATCAACAAGTACTTCCCAAGCATGTTCCCCTTCAAGGGCAAGTTCGGGCTATTTGCTGAG CTCAACAACTCCAATTCTGGGCTCTTCACCGTGTTCACGGGCGTCCAGAACTTCAGCAGGATCCACCTCGTGGACAAGTGGAACGGGGTCAGCAAG GTCAACTTCTGGCATTCGGATCAGTGCAACATGATTAATGGAACTTCTGGGCAGATGTGGGCCCCATTTATGACTCCAGAATCCTCCCTGGAATTCTACAGCCCTGACGCCTGCCG GTCCATGAAGCTAGTCTACAAGGAGGAGGGCGTGTTTGAAGGCATCCCCACTTTTCGCTTCGTGGCTCCCAACACCCTGTTCGCCAACGGGACCGTCTACCCGCCCAACGAGGGCTTCTGCCCGTGCATGGAGTCGGGAATTCAGAACGTCAGCACCTGCAGGTTCA atGCACCCTTGTTTCTCTCCCATCCTCACTTCTACAACGCTGACCCAGTCCTGGCAGAGGCAGTGTCTGGCCTCCACCCTAACCCAGAAGAGCATTCTTTGTTCCTGGACATCCACCCG GTCACCGGGATCCCCATGAACTGCTCTGTCAAGTTGCAGCTGAACCTCTACATAAAGTCTGTGAAAGGCATCGG ACAAACCGGGAAGATCGAGCCGGTGGTCCTGCCACTGCTGTGGTTTGGAGAG agcGGGGCGATGGAGGGTGAGACCCTTCAGACGTTCTACACCCAGCTGGTGTTGATGCCCAAGGTGCTGCATTATGCCCAGTACGTCCTCCTTGCCCTGGGCTGCGTCCTGCTGCTCATCCCCGTCATCTACCAAATCCGGAACCAA GAGAAATGCTATTTATTTTGGAGTAGTAGTAAAAAGGGCTCAAAGGATAAGGAGGCCATTCAGGCCTATTCTGAATCCCTGATGACATCAGCTCCCAAGGGGACTGTGCTGCAGGAGGCCAGACTGTAG